A genome region from Nicotiana tabacum cultivar K326 chromosome 13, ASM71507v2, whole genome shotgun sequence includes the following:
- the LOC107812261 gene encoding nicotinamidase 1: MGTVAKEAAIDLLKNEIPVEEDEPLFISGDVNTGLVLVDIVNGFCTVGAGNLAPVAPDKQISAMVDESVKLAKMFCEKKWPIYALLDSHHPDVPEPPHPPHCIAGTDESKLVPALQWLESEPNVTLRCKDCIDGFLGSIEKDGSNVFVDWVKANEIKAILVVGICTDMCVLDFVCSALSARNRGFLSPLEDVIVYSRGCATFDLPLQIANIKGALPHPQELMHHIGLYMAKGRGAKVVSEISIDTTARET, from the exons ATGGGAACGGTGGCGAAAGAGGCGGCGATTGATTTACTGAAAAATGAGATTCCGGTGGAGGAAGACGAGCCTCTGTTTATCTCCGGCGACGTCAACACCGGTCTCGTACTCGTGGACATCGTTAATGGCTTCTGCACTGTCGGCGCTGGCaatttg GCTCCAGTGGCACCCGATAAACAAATTTCAGCAATGGTTGATGAGTCGGTTAAACTTGCAAAAATGTTTTGTGAGAAGAAATGGCCTATTTATGCTCTTCTTGATTCTCATCATCCTGATGTGCCTGAGCCACCTCATCCTCCTCATTGTATCGCTGGAACAGATGAATCTAAGTTGGTTCCTG CTCTGCAATGGTTGGAAAGTGAACCAAATGTGACACTGCGATGCAAGGATTGCATTGATGGGTTTCTTGGTTCGATTGAGAAGGATGGATCTAATGTCTTCGTAGATTGGGTGAAAGCTAATGAGATTAAAGCT ATATTGGTTGTAGGGATATGCACGGACATGTGCGTGCTTGATTTTGTGTGTTCTGCCTTATCTGCAAGGAACCGTGGATTTCTCTCCCCCCTGGAAGATGTGATTGTATATTCCCGTGGCTGTGCTACTTTTGATCTTCCACTGCAGATTGCTAACATAAAAGGAGCCTTACCTCATCCACAA GAATTGATGCATCATATAGGCCTTTACATGGCCAAAGGAAGAGGAGCAAAAGTAGTTTCAGAGATCTCCATTGATACAACTGCAAGAGAGACATAA
- the LOC107812258 gene encoding kinase-interacting protein 1-like, with amino-acid sequence MLQRAATNAYSWWAASHIRTKQSKWLEQSLQDMEEKVEDVIKLIEEDGDSFAKRAEMYYKKRPELINFVEESYRAYRALAERYDKLSKELQSANNTIATLFPEQIQLAMDEEDEYGIPRMPKNFPQTPTSGANIPKVPPKAPVKDLKGLLKTGTKQFQGKKPSNKAKDSNKDAPKSGLTKDEALEEIDKLQRDILSLQTMKEFVKSSYQSGIAKTMEIENQIVEKHHKICSLEDEFGEARVIEDDEARTLMAEAALKSCQETLAQLQEKQEQSTKEAREEFKKIEEARKKLKSFRQKYLGDPVDEAKPDENDESAALAADESQSSSQEAVGEQIESLHGKINEQFDASSMSSLTVTQLAEKIDELVNKVVSLETAVSAQTVLIERLRTEAGGLHTQVQILEDDKAAALTEDTHNLNVRVTAIEEKLKGIQDLNKDVENQNNSLQTHFAEARSSLGHLSFKLTSVKPDEEVDESDSSQDEEEAVADIRSQKEPEKKKDHVSASEVEKEQGPSTVVSDKEVQEDTKTTTKHDKLLEPTPAEKGKEEVSAQSGSRVNDETKPHEDEEKDDDLTWQQMLLSGLEDKEKILLTEYTTILRNYKELKRKLIDMEKKERDTEFEVTLQIRELKTAIAKKDEEIESLRLKLSLVQGNASESPKTKEERQQDNNPSDDRSLKPEDSREDKDEHDVKIILIDQRSSLSPVEEKLRMGIDALLDENLDFWLRFSSAFHQIQKFKTTVQDLQGEISTLRDKEAKEGSSKTDMKSEIRPIYKHLREIQNELTVWLEQSLSLKDELKRRFSSLCSIQEEITKALKEGVEEEEIRFSSHQAAKFQGEVLNMKQENNKVREELEAGVEHVTTLQVDVEKTLRKLDQEFDVGGSQPQLTNSASRSRIPLRAFIFGTKAKKSKRSFFHHNRKYQVLKGGVPL; translated from the exons ATGTTACAGAGAGCAGCAACTAATGCTTATTCATGGTGGGCTGCTAGCCATATTAGGACTAAGCAATCTAAATGGCTTGAACAAAGCCTTCAAG ATATGGAAGAGAAGGTGGAAGATGTGATTAAGCTCATTGAAGAAGATGGAGATTCATTTGCAAAAAGAGCAGAAATGTATTACAAGAAAAGGCCAGAGCTAATAAACTTTGTCGAAGAATCTTATCGTGCCTATCGAGCATTGGCTGAACGATATGACAAGTTGTCAAAAGAGTTGCAGAGTGCTAACAACACCATTGCTACTCTTTTTCCAGAACAAATTCAACTAgcaatggatgaagaagatgaatatGGTATCCCAAGAATGCCAAAGAATTTCCCTCAAACTCCAACAAGTGGTGCAAATATTCCAAAAGTTCCTCCAAAGGCACCTGTTAAAGATTTGAAAGGTCTGCTGAAAACAGGTACAAAGCAATTTCAAGGCAAGAAACCATCTAATAAAGCAAAAGATTCAAATAAAGATGCTCCAAAATCTGGTTTGACAAAAGATGAAGCGCTTGAAGAGATCGATAAGCTTCAGAGAGATATACTGTCTTTGCAAACTATGAAAGAGTTTGTTAAAAGCTCTTACCAAAGTGGGATTGCTAAGACTATGGAAATCGAAAACCAGATTGTGGAAAAGCATCACAAGATTTGCAGTTTGGAGGATGAATTTGGTGAGGCTCGGGTTATTGAGGATGATGAGGCTCGGACTTTAATGGCTGAAGCTGCACTGAAATCTTGTCAAGAAACATTGGCTCAGCTCCAGGAGAAACAAGAACAATCGACCAAAGAAGCAAGAGAGGAGTTCAAGAAGATTGAAGAAGCTCGTAAGAAACTGAAATCTTTCAGGCAAAAGTATTTGGGTGATCCAGTCGATGAAGCAAAACCTGATGAAAATGATGAATCAGCTGCTTTAGCTGCAGATGAATCACAAAGCTCAAGCCAAGAAGCAGTTGGCGAGCAAATAGAGTCATTGCATGGCAAGATCAACGAGCAATTTGACGCGAGCTCTATGTCATCTCTAACAGTGACACAATTGGCAGAGAAAATTGATGAGCTTGTGAATAAGGTGGTCAGCCTAGAAACAGCAGTTTCAGCTCAAACTGTTCTAATTGAAAGATTAAGAACAGAAGCTGGTGGACTCCACACACAAGTGCAGATTTTGGAAGATGATAAGGCAGCAGCTTTAACAGAGGATACACACAATCTGAATGTTAGAGTAACTGCAATAGAGGAAAAGTTGAAGGGAATTCAGGATCTAAACAAAGATGTCGAAAATCAAAACAATAGCCTTCAGACTCACTTTGCTGAAGCACGTTCTAGTCTTGGCCACTTATCTTTTAAATTGACTAGTGTGAAACCAGATGAAGAGGTTGATGAGAGCGACTCATCTCAAGATGAAGAGGAGGCTGTTGCTGATATCAGGTCACAAAAAGAgccagaaaagaaaaaagatcatGTTAGTGCAAGTGAAGTTGAGAAAGAACAAGGTCCTAGTACAGTAGTTAGCGATAAAGAAGTACAGGAAGATACTAAAACCACTACTAAACATGACAAACTTCTGGAGCCAACGCCAGCAGAAAAAGGTAAAGAGGAAGTCTCAGCTCAGTCTGGAAGTCGGGTTAATGATGAGACTAAACCACATGAAGACGAGGAGAAAGACGATGATCTTACATGGCAGCAAATGCTGTTGAGTGGTTTGGAGGATAAAGAGAAGATCCTCTTAACAGAATATACAACAATTCTCAGGAATTATAAGGAATTAAAGAGGAAGCTGATTGACATGGAGAAGAAAGAAAGGGACACTGAATTTGAAGTCACATTGCAAATAAGAGAGCTTAAAACTGCTATTGCAAAGAAGGATGAAGAGATAGAAAGTCTGCGTCTGAAGTTGAGCCTTGTGCAAGGAAATGCTTCTGAAAGTCCAAAGACGAAGGAAGAAAGACAGCAAGATAACAATCCTTCTGATGATCGAAGCTTGAAACCTGAGGACTCGAGGGAAGACAAGGATGAACATGATGTCAAGATCATTTTAATTGATCAACGTTCATCCCTCTCACCAGTAGAAGAAAAACTCCGGATGGGCATTGATGCATTACTAGACGAAAACTTGGATTTCTGGCTAAGATTTAGCTCAGCATTTCATCAGATTCAAAAGTTCAAGACCACAGTCCAAGATTTGCAGGGCGAAATATCAACACTCAGAGACAAGGAGGCGAAAGAGGGCAGCTCTAAAACAGACATGAAATCAGAAATCAGGCCCATATATAAACACCTAAGGGAGATTCAGAATGAGCTAACAGTGTGGTTAGAACAAAGCTTGTCCCTAAAAGATGAACTGAAACGTAGGTTCTCGTCTTTATGCAGCATTCAGGAGGAAATTACAAAAGCATTAAAGGAgggagttgaagaagaagaaatcagaTTCAGTAGCCATCAAGCTGCAAAATTCCAaggtgaagttttgaacatgAAACAAGAAAACAACAAGGTAAGAGAGGAACTGGAAGCTGGTGTAGAGCATGTAACTACACTTCAAGTAGATGTTGAGAAGACATTGAGAAAACTGGATCAAGAGTTTGATGTTGGTGGAAGTCAACCACAATTGACAAACTCAGCAAGTAGGTCAAGGATTCCTTTGCGAGCGTTCATCTTTGGAACCAAAGCAAAGAAGAGCAAGCGTTCGTTTTTTCATCATAATAGGAAATACCAGGTCCTGAAAGGTGGAGTACCTTTATAG